TTAGTCAGTTCCAGAAGAAGCTAGTTAACTTTATAGACTAGCTTTTAAGTATCGAGGGTTTTACCTTTGCCCTGCCCGAGTCTTCATAAAAAGGATTTGGTTTTCCCTTTCCTGTCAGTTTCCAGCCTAATAGTTTCACAATCAGTTTAAATTTGGTTTTACGCGGGGATGCTCCCAATAGCGCCTCAGGAAGCGGCTTTAAAGCTTGATGCTCATTTACTGCTCCTAAGTGCTCAACTTGATTTACCAGCTTCTCAACCTGCTCAGCTGGCATAAAGTCTTGATAAACCGTTACTAAAGGGAACTTAAGGCTCACAGTATTAGCGATCGGTGTATTGCAGCACTGACTATACCAGCGATAAATGCCTTTTTGCGTTAAACGTAAACACGCTAACTGCTGTTTTCCTTCTGTTATTTCAACTTTTGCGGGCGCAGCTAAGACTAATTCCGAGCCACCGTATTGATTGAGAGAAGCGCCTTCGCTCGACAAATGGCGAGCAAACTTACGGCAATCCTCGCAATAACATACTAGCTGCTTAACAGCACTTGGGCTGACTTGCTTTATCTGCCCTTTTATTTGCCCACAACGGCATTGTAGTTCGACATCCATGCTTACTCCATTTGACTTAGGGCTGTGTTTTAAAGGGGAGCAGCTTTTTACACTGCTCGGCATATTGTGCGATATGTTGCTGCTCTTCGATGCAAAAGGCGTTTATTGCCGCGGAGAAATTATTACGAGCAACATAGTGAGAAGAATAAGTAGTCACTGGTTCAAATCCCCGATAAAGCTTATGCTCGCCTTGAGTACCGGGGTTAAACCGCTGTATTCCCTTGGCGATAGCAAACTCGATGCCTTGATAAAAACACAACTCAAAATGCAGCATATCTAGCTCCTGCAAACAGCCCCAATAGCGGCCATATAAGTTATCATGATCGAAAAAGAACAAAGCACTAGCCACAATTTTCTGGCCTTTTTCTGCTGTCACCAGCAGCATGTTTTCGCCCATTTGCTTAGCTAGCTGCTGAAAAAAGCTAAGGGACAAATAACCTTTTTGTCCGCGCTTCATATAGGTAGTTTGATAACAAAAGTAGAATGCTTCTAACGCTTGGTCATCAATTTCTTTGCCCATTCTCCAGACAATTTCATCCACACTACTTTTAGCTACTCTACGCTCTTTGTTAGTGGTTTTTCTTTTGCGGGAGGTAAAGCGTGACAGATAATCTTCAAAACTAGTATAGCCTTGGTTATGCCATTCAAACTGCACGCCGTGACGTGTCATCATGCCATTGTCTTGCAGTTGTTCGGCAAAAGTTTGCTCAATAAAATTACAATGCCATGAGCTTAAGTGCTGTTGTTGGCAAATATCTACAACACTATCCGCCAGCTGAGCAACTGCGCTATCAGTAAGGGCCTTACCAAAGTGCTTTTGCCCGGCAATAGGTGTAAAGGGTTGCATGGTAACCAGCTTGGGGTAATACTCTAAACCGTAACGCTGGTAGGCGTCGGCCCAGGCCCAATCAAACACGTACTCACCGTAACTATGTGACTTTAAGTAGCTGGGAAATAATAATTGGTGATCGGGCAACTCAATATGATGTGGCTGCCAGCCAGAGTTATCTCCCACACATGCTTGTTGCTCTAGCGCTCGCAAAAACACCAGGTTGTGAAAGGGAGAGCTTGCATTAAGTTCAAGCTCGCTGTGCGCAATGCTAGAGTGCAACAGGTAATTGCAGTGGTTGGGTAAGGCATTTTTATTGATAGTCACAACATCATTCTTGGCTACATAAATACAACCAAACTATAACAAAGTGAAGCGTAACAATACTACTTATTGAACTCGCTGGCTGCATTTACAAAGTAAGGCCATGACAAGACAACTAGGAATAGCCGTTAAGTAGCTAAATAATCGGTTTTAGTGCAAGGCAATGGTGGCAAAGCTTGCTGGTTGGCTCCCGGCTCTTGCCAATGGTTTAGCCATTCTAAAAATTCTTGCTCGGGTAAGGCCTTAGCATAAAAGTACCCTTGAGCAAGCTCACAGCCCAAACTTAACAACTTATCTTGTTGAGCCTTGCTTTCTACTCCTTCGGCAATAACAGGCAAAGAAAACACCTTTGCCAAGCTAATAATGCCATTAATCATGCGCAAATCTTTCGGGTCATCTAGTACATCACGAACAAAACTTCTATCAATTTTGATCAGTTCAGCAGGCAAGCTTTGCAAATAGCTGAGTGAAGCATAACCAGTTCCAAAGTCATCCAAGGCAAATGTAAAACCTAAGTCTTGGCATTGCGCCATTACTTTAGCGACTTGAGCAAAGTCATCTAAGACTCCCGTTTCAGTAATTTCTAGCTCTAAACACCCAGGTCTTACTGTTGGGTATTGCTTTGAGAGGCACAGCAAACGTTCGGCAAAATTATCTTGCTGGATATGAAAGGCAGAGATGTTGACACTTAACTTGAGCTGCAAACCCTGCTGTTGCCAACGCTCTAGTTGAGCTAAGGCTTGATTGATTACCCACTCACCTAATTCAATAATAAGTGGGTGATCTTCAATCGCCTCTAAAAAACTTATTGGTGAACGTAGTCCTAATGTTGGGTGCTGCCAACGCAGAAGCGCCTCAGCACCAATCACTTGTCCGGTTTTGGTATTCACCTGCGGTTGATAGTAGAGCGCTAACTCTTGATTTAGCAGTGCCGCTTTAAACTCTTCGCGTTGAGCAAATAGAGATTTGATGGTTCGAGCACTTTCCCCATCAAATAGCTCATAACGATTTTTCCCCGCCAGTTTAGCGCGATATAAAGCTTGGTCAGCTTGGCGAATAAGCTGGTCAGGTACTAGATTTTCTTGTCCGCTATCAGGGTAAAAGGTAACACCTATGCTAGCTGAGGTTGCAACCATTACCCCATCAATCAAAGTCTTGTTATTGCAGCATTGTAGGATCCGCTCAACTGTTGATAAACATGCAGCTTGGCCTCTATCACAATTTAAAACAGCTACTAATTCATCACCGCCAAAACGAGCAATGGTATCTTCTGCTCGAATATCCTTCGCCAATTGTTGAGCAATTTGGCGTAACAAACGGTCTCCAGCATCATGCCCTAGGCTGTCGTTAACTTTCTTAAAATCATCCAGATCGATCATCAACACAGCAATGCGAGAACTATTACGGTTGCAACGCGCAACAGCCTGAGTAAGGCGGTCCTCCAAAGAGATCCTGTTGGCTAAGCCGGTGAGCGGATCGTGAGTGGCTTGATAAGCGAGTTGCGATTCGCGTTGGGCACGCAGTTTGGCTTCTTGCTGAGCTTCTGACCAACGCCTAACAGCTAGCCATAACAAAAACACCGGAGACAACAAAACCATAATAATGATTTCATCGAGCTCCCAGCTTTCATGGCTTCTAGAGAAAAAATATAGGTTTTCAAACGCTTCAAAGCGCGCAAATACATAACCCAATATAAGAATTGCGAGCAGAGCTGCGAATAGCTCAGCGAGGATATATTTGTTCGAACGCTTAGTCTTAGTAGTCAAACCCTGTCCCTGGAGTTTCTTCGCTAGTAAATCTGAAATGGTTAAATTTCATTAGCAAGGTTGTATTACCATCATACTTTAAGAAAATTAGTCTATTGCTTTGAGTATTCGCTGACAATAGTTATTGACTAATAACACTAAATAAAATTGATAAAAATTAGAATCTTAGTTGACTATTTTTAGCTGTTTACGCGAATCGCAAGCTCGCCTTTGCTAGATGGCTCAAACTGTTGCCAAAACATTTCCATCATTAGGGGAGTCATTTCATAGGCTTGGTCACTGCGATCCTTGTAGCGTGAATCGGCGCATTCACAACACAGCTCAAAGCTTACATTTAGGGAGTAAATCTCAAACTCAAAACCTTCACTTTGGTCCACTTGGCCATTTCTGTTCGCTCTGTTTGTTGCCGCAAGCCACAATCAAAAATTACCGAGGTACCCAGCTGTAATAAAGACAAAACCGATTATTGTAATAAGCCTTATAACTAAATTTTTCGTGGATAAATCACCTCTCGAACTATGCCCCACTATAAGTAAAAGACAGTGTGAACTAGGCAATACCTTAGCCTAAGATTTAGTTAATTTAAGTCTTTGTTGGTGGCTACAGGCTAAAACGCACTTTTTCGGTAAGTGCGCAGTGGATAAAAAATCTACGTTATAAAAAAGGAGCCGATATTTCGGCTCCTGCAAACTAACGTTAGGCTTAGATACAATCTACGATTTTAATATCTCCTGGTGCCCAACCTATTCCTCTTTCAAATTTCTTACCTTCATCAGTAACGAATTCAACAAATAGAAAGTGGAAGTGCCCGTCTGGAAGATCTGCAGTGGGAATAACTAAGGGATCGCTAAGGTCAAATTCAGCAGTTGCCGTACCAGATTCACTGTTAGCCGATTCGGTATGCTCAATAATGTAATCATTAACCAGACCCCAACCAGCGTCCATATGTCGTAAGCGGAAGGTTAAACCATTACTGTTAACTTCTGCCCCTGAACCAGCATGATAGTTTGCCACCACATCAAGGGGTTGATTTGTACATAACTCTGGTCCCATATATTTACTGTTGTCATCAAACACAACACTCGCTTCTACTAATGCCTCAACATCCAATGAAACGGTGTCTTTTATTTGACCAGCCACTTCAGAGCCGACAGCAGTTGCGGTAATCACAACATTACCCGCAGCAATAGGAGTCACTTGACCACCAGTTGATACAGTTGCAATGCTTACATCAGATGAAGACCACAAAATTGAAGTATCGTCAGGTGTTTCTCCAGGTTCACTAGAAGTAATCTGCGCGGTTAGTTGGTAGTTTTGACCTATGTAAATAGCTTGCTCGTCCCAATCAATGCTAATGCCCGTTGCATAGACAGGGTCAAACTCTCCTGATTTAACTAGCAATGAAGTAGAGACACTTTCAGCCACAGTGGATTGCACAGTGATTGTTGCCTCGCCTAGCTCTAAAGCAGTGACTAAGCCCGTATCATTAACCGACACGAGATCTGGCGCGCTTGACGTGTAAGTCACACCATTTATCGCATTAACCGGTGTAAAGCTTGGTGTGATCTGATAGCTATCACCAGGGCGCAGTTTACGCTCTTCGCGACCTAGGTCGATACCAATAGGTGCTGGCATTTCAGCATCATCGCTAGAAATTCGCTCATTGATAGCAGGAGCATTTAAATAAACGGTCTCACCATTACGCCATGTGACCTGGACTTGTTCGATAGCTGTAGATTTACCTAAACCAAAATGCACAGTATTAAGTAAGCTTTGTGAGAAGTTTTCACCTGAAGAGCCAACACGCCTTGTATGAGACTTACCTGCAACTGACACTTTAACAACTGCCGACATGGGATCTATATTGTGAACCGGACTATAACCAACGTGAACTAAACTATGACTGTCGGCAATCTCAGTTTGGTTTTTGTAGAGGTACCAAATACCGTCTTCACTACCATTAAGTAGGTCAACTTTGCCATCACGAGTGAGTGCAAAGGCTTGTCCCATGTCACCGTGACCGGGGTCTTTTGGATCATGAGCACCATGCATCTGGGTTAACTCAAACTTACCTTCACCGGTGTTAAGCAAAAGGTAGTCGGTAACACGTTCTTTTAAGAAACCATATCGATGAACAAATATATCGTTGTAACCGTTGTTGTTAAAGTCTCCATAAGTTACACCCCAGTGGTTGCCACCAGGAGGAAGGTTCCAATCACTGGTTTCATCAACGAATACACCGCCTTTGTTGACCAGTAAAATGTCTTGTTGATTTCGATTCTGAGGTTCCCATGTAGTATTCACATTTTGAATATTATCCAGTGAGAACGCCACCTGCCAGAATACATCGTCATTTTTAACCCATTCAACATTCCACTTATTATCACCTACGTAGCCGATGTAAATACCGTTTTCTTCTCTACTTTCTGGCCAGCCCATTGCAGCTTCTTGAGCAATAGTTAGGTCTTCGGGAAGCGTGTAGTAATCCTCAACTTTAACCACTTCATGGGCAACTTTGTTCTCGCCCAGCATTATCGGGAAACCACCGTCATATTGACGATAAGTAAGGCGAAGATTTTTAAGCATGAACGAATCATCAACCGTGAGCTGCATAGTTCTTCTGCCCTGATTGCCATCATCGTTTAGGTCAAGTGTTTGTGACGTTGGATTGAAAT
The nucleotide sequence above comes from Agarivorans sp. Alg241-V36. Encoded proteins:
- a CDS encoding bifunctional diguanylate cyclase/phosphodiesterase, which produces MTTKTKRSNKYILAELFAALLAILILGYVFARFEAFENLYFFSRSHESWELDEIIIMVLLSPVFLLWLAVRRWSEAQQEAKLRAQRESQLAYQATHDPLTGLANRISLEDRLTQAVARCNRNSSRIAVLMIDLDDFKKVNDSLGHDAGDRLLRQIAQQLAKDIRAEDTIARFGGDELVAVLNCDRGQAACLSTVERILQCCNNKTLIDGVMVATSASIGVTFYPDSGQENLVPDQLIRQADQALYRAKLAGKNRYELFDGESARTIKSLFAQREEFKAALLNQELALYYQPQVNTKTGQVIGAEALLRWQHPTLGLRSPISFLEAIEDHPLIIELGEWVINQALAQLERWQQQGLQLKLSVNISAFHIQQDNFAERLLCLSKQYPTVRPGCLELEITETGVLDDFAQVAKVMAQCQDLGFTFALDDFGTGYASLSYLQSLPAELIKIDRSFVRDVLDDPKDLRMINGIISLAKVFSLPVIAEGVESKAQQDKLLSLGCELAQGYFYAKALPEQEFLEWLNHWQEPGANQQALPPLPCTKTDYLAT
- a CDS encoding FG-GAP-like repeat-containing protein, which produces MPYTVERFNKRLCLSLLAASLTALYGCGSESSDADTQPPVDDSFTVGIFEPVSLEKNISGDSLQRVDFEVAIDTDFANLSLYIDDQLAIDNIDIPNAGINTINALVDIGEVGQKTIKLMARGGDITINKMEFSERPDLLLPKFVDIAEQVGITDQLDLPKYGGPTVADINNNGYYDLILNNHNWRPTNQLYWNNQDGTFTLNTGDWDGSLSWGDMHGTSAGDYNLSGDLGVIVTRGGGNGTTPSYPDFFVNEDTTLTESYQEVGITESARGRGARFIDMNGNGFLDLVFVNAEGINGDSGAQHLFYKNNLDGTFSRIDVAGIEKANTERVLVLDYDGDGVDDLLFLTPMTLWKNNGDFTFTDVTDTALPENVRQTWQVQAAADVDVTGNGFADIYLSKGLPHYQLSNRSLDFNPTSQTLDLNDDGNQGRRTMQLTVDDSFMLKNLRLTYRQYDGGFPIMLGENKVAHEVVKVEDYYTLPEDLTIAQEAAMGWPESREENGIYIGYVGDNKWNVEWVKNDDVFWQVAFSLDNIQNVNTTWEPQNRNQQDILLVNKGGVFVDETSDWNLPPGGNHWGVTYGDFNNNGYNDIFVHRYGFLKERVTDYLLLNTGEGKFELTQMHGAHDPKDPGHGDMGQAFALTRDGKVDLLNGSEDGIWYLYKNQTEIADSHSLVHVGYSPVHNIDPMSAVVKVSVAGKSHTRRVGSSGENFSQSLLNTVHFGLGKSTAIEQVQVTWRNGETVYLNAPAINERISSDDAEMPAPIGIDLGREERKLRPGDSYQITPSFTPVNAINGVTYTSSAPDLVSVNDTGLVTALELGEATITVQSTVAESVSTSLLVKSGEFDPVYATGISIDWDEQAIYIGQNYQLTAQITSSEPGETPDDTSILWSSSDVSIATVSTGGQVTPIAAGNVVITATAVGSEVAGQIKDTVSLDVEALVEASVVFDDNSKYMGPELCTNQPLDVVANYHAGSGAEVNSNGLTFRLRHMDAGWGLVNDYIIEHTESANSESGTATAEFDLSDPLVIPTADLPDGHFHFLFVEFVTDEGKKFERGIGWAPGDIKIVDCI
- a CDS encoding GNAT family N-acetyltransferase, which translates into the protein MTINKNALPNHCNYLLHSSIAHSELELNASSPFHNLVFLRALEQQACVGDNSGWQPHHIELPDHQLLFPSYLKSHSYGEYVFDWAWADAYQRYGLEYYPKLVTMQPFTPIAGQKHFGKALTDSAVAQLADSVVDICQQQHLSSWHCNFIEQTFAEQLQDNGMMTRHGVQFEWHNQGYTSFEDYLSRFTSRKRKTTNKERRVAKSSVDEIVWRMGKEIDDQALEAFYFCYQTTYMKRGQKGYLSLSFFQQLAKQMGENMLLVTAEKGQKIVASALFFFDHDNLYGRYWGCLQELDMLHFELCFYQGIEFAIAKGIQRFNPGTQGEHKLYRGFEPVTTYSSHYVARNNFSAAINAFCIEEQQHIAQYAEQCKKLLPFKTQP
- a CDS encoding DUF6151 family protein, which produces MDVELQCRCGQIKGQIKQVSPSAVKQLVCYCEDCRKFARHLSSEGASLNQYGGSELVLAAPAKVEITEGKQQLACLRLTQKGIYRWYSQCCNTPIANTVSLKFPLVTVYQDFMPAEQVEKLVNQVEHLGAVNEHQALKPLPEALLGASPRKTKFKLIVKLLGWKLTGKGKPNPFYEDSGRAKVKPSILKS